In Neisseriaceae bacterium CLB008, one genomic interval encodes:
- a CDS encoding cation acetate symporter, with amino-acid sequence MIKPTSKPSAQASDFYLAGRRVGAWQNAWALAGDYLSAAAFLGAIALYYSAGLDSLYYAVATLLGWPLLLILFADRLRATGAYTLTGVLQQRFGSVRLQALSAGTSLFVSVFYLLVQLIGAGKLLSLLFGWGYGSALVVMCGLTLLLVFFGGMRATTLVQSVKAMCLFACALVLVGLVWHAFDFQLPQLWRSVVEQRPQALLPSLALSDPIEQASLVLGLVLGLLGLPHVLMRFFTVRNPQVAIRSAAYAGALIGLFFSLNVIVGFGALVLLDGQTLSGGGHMVLLHLAQMLGGATMQWLLSGVVLLTILAVLAGLVMAASASLNRDILPLLFGQQAQRPLWAKGGIVLLLSVGGVLAWLFEDFNLAFLFGLAFAWAASAHFPVLWAQFFMPRLNERAAFYGLLSGAVISTVLIVLSPTVWVGVLGFEAAIFPWSNPTLFALPCSFLVIVGLSQRTST; translated from the coding sequence ATGATTAAGCCTACCTCAAAGCCTTCGGCCCAAGCCAGTGATTTTTATTTGGCGGGTCGCCGCGTCGGCGCATGGCAAAACGCTTGGGCCTTGGCGGGGGACTATCTGTCGGCGGCCGCCTTTTTAGGGGCGATTGCGCTTTATTACAGCGCGGGTTTGGATTCGCTTTATTACGCCGTGGCCACGCTTTTGGGCTGGCCGCTGCTGTTGATTCTATTTGCCGATCGGCTGCGTGCTACTGGTGCTTACACTTTAACCGGCGTTTTGCAGCAGCGTTTTGGCAGCGTGCGCCTACAGGCTCTAAGTGCCGGTACCAGCCTGTTTGTGAGCGTGTTTTATCTTTTGGTGCAGCTGATCGGTGCGGGTAAGCTATTGAGCCTGCTGTTTGGCTGGGGTTATGGCAGTGCCTTAGTGGTCATGTGTGGTTTGACGCTCTTGCTGGTGTTTTTTGGCGGCATGCGCGCCACCACGCTGGTACAAAGCGTGAAGGCGATGTGTCTGTTTGCCTGCGCCCTAGTGTTGGTTGGGCTGGTGTGGCATGCGTTTGATTTTCAGCTGCCGCAGCTGTGGCGCTCGGTGGTTGAACAACGCCCGCAGGCCTTATTGCCGAGCTTGGCGCTGAGTGATCCGATTGAGCAGGCATCGTTGGTGTTGGGCTTAGTATTGGGCTTATTGGGCTTACCGCATGTCTTGATGCGCTTCTTTACCGTGCGCAATCCTCAGGTAGCCATTCGTTCTGCCGCCTATGCGGGTGCTTTGATCGGTCTGTTTTTTAGCCTAAACGTCATTGTGGGCTTTGGGGCTTTGGTTTTATTAGATGGCCAAACCTTAAGCGGCGGCGGTCATATGGTGCTGCTGCATTTGGCCCAGATGCTGGGCGGAGCCACGATGCAGTGGCTGTTGTCAGGCGTGGTGCTGTTGACGATTTTAGCCGTCTTGGCGGGTTTGGTGATGGCGGCCAGCGCTAGCCTGAATCGGGACATTTTACCGTTGCTGTTTGGCCAGCAGGCGCAGCGGCCGCTGTGGGCTAAGGGCGGTATTGTGCTGCTCTTGAGCGTGGGCGGTGTGCTGGCTTGGTTGTTTGAAGATTTTAATCTGGCCTTCTTGTTTGGCTTGGCCTTTGCCTGGGCTGCCAGTGCCCATTTTCCGGTGCTGTGGGCTCAGTTTTTTATGCCGAGATTGAACGAGCGTGCGGCCTTTTATGGCTTATTGAGTGGGGCGGTGATCAGCACGGTGCTGATTGTGCTTAGCCCTACGGTTTGGGTGGGGGTGTTAGGCTTTGAGGCGGCGATTTTTCCTTGGTCTAACCCAACCCTATTTGCTTTGCCCTGCAGTTTCTTGGTAATTGTGGGCTTAAGCCAGAGGACATCAACATGA
- a CDS encoding exodeoxyribonuclease III — MFRIISANVNGIRSAARKGFIDYIATSGADIVCVQELKAQEADMTEEMKSPHGMYGVWHCAEKRGYSGVAIYSKEKPTSVQIGMGIPEFDQEGRYVRADFGDLVVISLYLPSGTSAEIRQELKYRFLDAFLPMLAELKAQHKQVVVCGDWNIAHNNIDIKNWKGNLKNSGFLPEERAWLTQVIEELGWVDIWRTLYPEEPGYTWWSNRGQAYANNVGWRIDYQMQTPDLAQYARAAHVYKEVKFSDHAPLVVDYDLTR, encoded by the coding sequence GTGTTTAGAATCATCAGCGCCAACGTTAATGGCATTCGTTCCGCCGCCCGTAAAGGGTTTATCGACTACATTGCCACTTCGGGTGCCGACATTGTGTGCGTACAAGAGCTTAAAGCACAAGAGGCTGACATGACCGAGGAAATGAAATCGCCTCACGGTATGTACGGCGTTTGGCACTGTGCTGAAAAGCGCGGCTACAGCGGCGTGGCCATTTACAGCAAGGAAAAGCCCACTTCAGTGCAAATCGGCATGGGCATCCCTGAATTTGATCAAGAGGGCCGCTATGTGCGCGCCGACTTTGGTGATCTGGTGGTGATTTCCCTGTATCTGCCGTCTGGCACCAGCGCCGAGATTCGACAAGAACTGAAGTATCGCTTCTTGGACGCTTTCTTGCCGATGTTGGCCGAGCTGAAGGCTCAGCATAAGCAGGTTGTGGTGTGTGGCGATTGGAATATTGCCCACAACAACATCGACATTAAAAACTGGAAGGGTAATCTTAAAAACTCAGGCTTCTTGCCCGAAGAGCGGGCGTGGCTGACGCAGGTGATTGAAGAGTTGGGCTGGGTGGATATTTGGCGTACGCTGTATCCAGAAGAGCCTGGCTACACCTGGTGGAGTAACCGCGGTCAGGCCTATGCCAATAACGTGGGTTGGCGCATCGACTATCAGATGCAAACCCCTGATTTAGCTCAATATGCGCGTGCCGCCCACGTGTATAAAGAGGTTAAGTTCTCTGATCATGCCCCATTAGTGGTGGATTATGACCTTACAAGATGA
- a CDS encoding FAD-binding oxidoreductase, whose product MAAFCLDYRQRYVGEALAVLLPNSTAEVQAIVRWAQRAQVRITPQGGNTSLCGAATPSADAAERPAVVLSLNKLNRLRDVSLVDGCMTVEAGMVLKTAQMHAAEAGRFFPLSLASEGSCQIGGNIACNAGGLNVVRYGTMRDLVMGLEVVLPDGTLIDHLTPLHKNTTGLDLKQLFIGSEGTLGIITAATLKLFAQPKTTVTAWVGVADIEAACDLLSLLKGEFAERVSSFELLSSRALQLSCAFTGLKAPSEAPWHILLELTDSMILPQLSEALLTVLVAAGYEDVVLAQTEQQRLQLWTLRESVSEAQRDLGASIKHDIALPISHVAAFVRQNGPKVLALAADVSLVVFGHLGDGSLHYNVFLKNTLGPEVYAFEEAINAVVYADVLAFNGTIAAEHGIGQLKKEWLKSQLTKAELSLFGFFKQGLDSQLLFNNGKIIDI is encoded by the coding sequence ATGGCAGCTTTTTGCTTAGACTATAGGCAACGCTATGTGGGCGAGGCCTTGGCGGTTCTGCTGCCAAACAGCACCGCCGAAGTGCAGGCGATTGTGCGTTGGGCGCAGCGTGCCCAGGTTCGAATTACCCCGCAAGGCGGCAACACCAGCCTGTGTGGGGCGGCTACGCCTAGTGCGGATGCGGCTGAGCGCCCGGCGGTGGTGCTGTCCTTAAATAAGCTCAATCGTTTGCGTGACGTCAGTCTCGTCGATGGCTGTATGACGGTAGAGGCGGGGATGGTGTTGAAAACGGCGCAGATGCATGCAGCCGAGGCGGGGCGGTTTTTCCCTTTGAGTTTGGCCAGCGAAGGCAGTTGCCAAATTGGCGGCAATATAGCCTGTAATGCCGGCGGCCTGAATGTGGTGCGCTACGGCACCATGCGCGATTTGGTGATGGGCTTAGAAGTCGTCTTGCCAGACGGCACCCTTATTGATCATCTGACGCCTTTGCATAAAAACACCACCGGCCTAGATTTAAAGCAGCTCTTTATTGGCTCAGAAGGCACGTTGGGCATCATCACGGCGGCCACGCTGAAGCTGTTTGCTCAGCCCAAAACCACGGTAACGGCGTGGGTCGGCGTGGCGGACATCGAGGCGGCCTGCGATTTATTGAGCTTGCTCAAGGGTGAGTTTGCCGAGCGGGTCAGCAGTTTTGAGCTATTAAGCAGTCGTGCGCTGCAGCTTTCGTGTGCGTTTACTGGACTGAAAGCCCCTTCTGAGGCGCCTTGGCACATTCTGTTGGAGCTGACAGATTCTATGATTTTGCCGCAGCTATCAGAGGCCTTGTTGACGGTTTTAGTGGCTGCGGGCTACGAAGATGTGGTGCTGGCACAAACCGAACAGCAGCGCCTACAGCTGTGGACGCTGCGCGAGTCGGTGTCGGAAGCGCAGCGCGATTTAGGCGCCAGCATCAAACACGATATTGCTTTGCCCATCAGCCATGTGGCGGCTTTTGTGCGCCAAAATGGCCCTAAGGTTTTGGCTTTGGCAGCGGATGTTTCCTTGGTGGTGTTTGGTCATTTAGGCGATGGTAGCCTGCATTACAACGTCTTTTTGAAGAATACTTTGGGGCCAGAAGTGTATGCGTTTGAGGAGGCCATTAATGCTGTGGTATACGCGGATGTCTTAGCATTTAATGGCACCATTGCAGCGGAACATGGTATCGGACAACTGAAAAAAGAATGGCTTAAAAGTCAATTAACAAAAGCCGAGTTGTCTCTTTTCGGGTTCTTTAAGCAGGGTCTTGATTCACAGTTATTGTTCAATAATGGCAAAATCATTGATATATAA
- the pyrE gene encoding orotate phosphoribosyltransferase: protein MSDFRQDFLQFAIQQEVLKFGAFTTKAGRLSPYFFNAGLFNDGLSTLTLARFYAQAIIDSKVEFDMLFGPAYKGIILAAATSMALAEQGINVPFAYNRKEAKDHGEGGVLVGAPLQGKVLIIDDVISAGTSVRESVHLIQAAGATPAGVAIALDRMEKGQGELSAVQEVSQQFGLPAVAIATLKDLLALVQQDASLIEYLPQVQAYRDQYGVDA from the coding sequence ATGTCAGATTTTCGCCAAGACTTCTTACAATTTGCCATCCAGCAAGAGGTTTTAAAATTCGGTGCGTTTACCACCAAAGCCGGACGCCTATCCCCCTATTTCTTCAACGCCGGCCTATTTAATGATGGTTTAAGCACCCTAACCTTGGCGCGCTTCTACGCCCAGGCGATCATCGACAGCAAAGTCGAATTTGACATGTTATTTGGCCCAGCCTACAAAGGCATTATTCTAGCCGCAGCCACCAGCATGGCCTTGGCCGAACAGGGCATCAACGTGCCTTTCGCCTACAACCGCAAAGAAGCCAAAGACCACGGCGAAGGCGGCGTTTTGGTCGGTGCACCCCTGCAAGGTAAAGTCTTGATTATTGACGACGTGATTTCTGCCGGTACGTCCGTGCGTGAATCCGTACATTTGATTCAGGCCGCAGGCGCCACGCCAGCGGGCGTAGCGATTGCCCTAGACCGTATGGAAAAAGGCCAGGGCGAACTGTCTGCGGTGCAAGAAGTGAGCCAACAGTTTGGCCTACCGGCAGTGGCCATTGCCACGCTTAAAGACTTACTGGCCCTCGTCCAGCAAGACGCCAGCCTGATCGAATACCTGCCTCAGGTACAAGCCTACCGCGACCAATACGGCGTCGACGCTTAA
- a CDS encoding LysR family transcriptional regulator: MDTLRALVVFMSTVENGSFSDAARRLGVSPAAVSQSIARLEQELDVRLFNRTTRQLTLTEDGRRFYDSSRGPALQLDYVINELRDSGNEPTGLLRVSLPNSFGRRFVLPLLKEFNIRYPRIQLYIGIGDSGSDLIEDGFDVGISIESSTDSRVSVRSLTPINQYVVAAPDYWEKHGKPEAITDLYDHDCINYQIPSTGRISKWNFMQKGERVALDVTGTYTCNDVEAILSLAASGCGVAQVVGYAVAPYLRSGELVSVLDQNVAQTRSINICFPHGDRLALRTRVFVDYIVEKLMTHPDIVSA, translated from the coding sequence ATGGACACGTTAAGAGCCTTAGTGGTTTTTATGAGTACCGTTGAGAACGGCAGTTTTTCTGATGCCGCTCGACGTTTGGGGGTCTCGCCGGCGGCGGTGAGTCAAAGTATTGCCAGGTTAGAACAAGAATTGGATGTACGATTATTTAACCGTACCACCCGTCAGCTAACCTTAACCGAAGACGGTCGCCGCTTTTATGATTCATCGCGCGGCCCAGCCTTGCAGCTAGACTACGTCATCAATGAATTGCGCGACAGCGGCAATGAGCCCACTGGCCTATTGCGGGTGAGCCTGCCTAATTCGTTTGGGCGTCGCTTTGTGTTGCCGTTGCTGAAGGAATTTAACATCCGCTATCCACGCATCCAGCTGTATATCGGCATTGGGGACAGCGGCAGCGACTTGATTGAGGATGGTTTTGACGTGGGCATCAGCATTGAGTCGTCTACCGACAGCCGTGTGTCGGTGCGTTCGTTGACGCCGATTAACCAATACGTGGTGGCCGCGCCTGATTATTGGGAAAAGCACGGTAAGCCAGAAGCCATTACCGATTTGTATGATCATGACTGCATTAATTATCAGATTCCGTCGACTGGCCGCATCAGTAAGTGGAACTTCATGCAAAAAGGTGAGCGCGTGGCCTTGGATGTGACCGGTACCTATACCTGTAACGACGTAGAGGCGATCTTGTCGTTGGCGGCTTCGGGTTGTGGGGTGGCGCAAGTGGTGGGATACGCGGTGGCGCCTTATTTACGTTCGGGCGAGCTGGTGTCGGTCCTGGATCAGAACGTGGCCCAAACCCGTTCCATTAATATTTGCTTCCCGCACGGCGACCGCTTGGCTTTACGCACCCGCGTCTTTGTGGATTACATCGTTGAAAAGCTGATGACCCATCCGGATATTGTGTCTGCCTAA
- a CDS encoding RBBP9/YdeN family alpha/beta hydrolase — MTLQDDLLLLAVADASVPRKGLWLDTWLRSYPTATDVVCASDETVATWQAHLNQIIDAHHGPIFIVAHGVGVQATLAWVAQAALRTQGQVKGAILAAPVTLPAQDERQQVLARARVCFPTALVCGDNDAFCSVAEASRLAQQCGAKLLNQGAVGHMTHGLGSWQWGMKLMQEMLLA, encoded by the coding sequence ATGACCTTACAAGATGATTTGCTGCTGTTGGCGGTTGCCGACGCCAGCGTACCGCGTAAAGGCCTGTGGCTGGATACGTGGTTGCGCAGCTACCCGACCGCTACTGATGTCGTGTGCGCCTCTGATGAAACGGTGGCCACATGGCAGGCACACTTGAATCAAATCATTGATGCCCATCATGGTCCGATCTTCATCGTGGCCCACGGTGTTGGCGTGCAGGCTACTTTGGCCTGGGTGGCGCAGGCGGCCTTGCGTACTCAGGGCCAGGTAAAAGGCGCCATTTTGGCAGCGCCGGTGACCTTACCGGCCCAAGACGAACGGCAGCAGGTGTTGGCGCGGGCACGAGTGTGCTTTCCGACGGCGCTGGTGTGTGGCGACAACGATGCGTTTTGTTCTGTTGCCGAGGCCAGTCGTTTGGCGCAGCAGTGCGGTGCGAAGCTATTGAATCAGGGAGCCGTTGGCCACATGACTCACGGCTTGGGTTCATGGCAGTGGGGCATGAAGCTGATGCAAGAAATGTTGTTGGCCTGA
- the truC gene encoding tRNA pseudouridine(65) synthase TruC, whose amino-acid sequence MTAHSDSRSDEGAGPIEIIYQDEHVVAVNKPAGWLVHRSWLDRHETQFVMQTVRDQINQHVYTVHRLDRPTSGVLLMALSREVAKKLSQQFEAHELTKTYLAWVRGYVHEAQCIDYPLLQELDKIADELVTQAPQIQSAVTHCRPLAQVELPIAVGRYQTARYSLVQLQPETGRKHQLRRHMKHIFHPIIGDTTHGDLHQNRGFAAHLGVNRLLLHAHTLTLAHPVTGQPLCLRAPLDAAWQHVHQALGVALLK is encoded by the coding sequence ATGACGGCCCATTCAGATAGTCGCTCAGATGAGGGCGCAGGCCCGATCGAAATCATTTATCAAGATGAGCATGTGGTGGCGGTGAATAAGCCGGCCGGTTGGCTGGTGCATCGCAGCTGGCTGGATCGCCACGAAACGCAGTTTGTGATGCAAACCGTGCGCGATCAGATCAATCAGCACGTGTACACCGTTCATCGCTTAGATCGGCCCACTTCGGGCGTGCTGCTGATGGCGCTGTCGCGCGAGGTGGCAAAAAAATTGTCGCAGCAGTTTGAGGCGCATGAATTGACCAAAACCTATTTGGCCTGGGTGCGAGGATATGTGCACGAAGCGCAATGCATTGATTATCCGCTGCTGCAAGAACTGGATAAGATTGCCGATGAACTGGTGACGCAGGCGCCGCAAATTCAGTCGGCGGTGACTCACTGTCGGCCGCTGGCGCAGGTGGAGTTGCCCATTGCGGTTGGGCGCTATCAGACGGCGCGCTATAGCTTAGTGCAGTTACAGCCAGAGACGGGCCGCAAGCACCAGCTACGCCGGCACATGAAGCATATTTTCCATCCCATCATTGGCGACACGACGCATGGTGATCTGCATCAAAATAGAGGCTTTGCTGCGCATCTTGGGGTGAATCGCCTGTTGTTGCATGCGCATACCTTAACTTTGGCCCATCCTGTGACCGGTCAGCCCTTGTGCTTGCGTGCACCGCTGGATGCCGCGTGGCAGCACGTGCACCAAGCTTTAGGTGTGGCGCTGCTTAAATAG